The region TGGCTACGAGAATGTACTGTCCGGGGATCACGTTCTGGAGGATGAAGCTTCCATCGGTGTTGGTCTGGTCGCGGCCGACGTCGGTGAGATTGTTCGGCTGCCCGAAGGTGCTTGGAACCAGAAGCACCACGACGCTGGAGGCCGGTTTCCCTGACTGGCTTACCACGCCGGTGACCTCTGCGCGTCCGGTCGCGGCGTGGATGATGAGGCTTGAAGCTGCACCCATGACTTCCACTGTCCGTCCGTTGACCTGGGCTCCGGTCGCCTGGATGCCGGTGAGGAAGACACCGTCTGAGCCTACGAGCGAGACCTCGTACTGATGGGGCGGCACAAGGATCGACCGTACTCCCTCCTCTACGTCGTCGTCCACGCTGTCTGAGTCGGACTGGATGTTTGGTCCTCTGCCTTTGCGATGAATGTTGGAGACGTAGGTCTGACCGCTGTCGACGTCGGTCAAGATCACGCGTTCTACGGTGCGATCCGGGACGCCATCGATCGAGATGGAGACCTTGGAAGGCGCGGAGGCTCCTTCAAGGCCGATTACTGTGGAGGACCCAGGGCCAATCTTCAGTTGAACGAGGCTAGGGGTCTCGCCTAACGCTCCTGGTACCCGGACCTGGTAGGTTCCCGGGGCAAGGCCGCCCATATCCCACTCGGTCGCGCTGGTCGTGACCTGGGGCATACCGATGAAGGCACCCGAGTTGGAGATGGAGGAGATCATGGGTGGACGAATGCCGCGCGGCTCGCTGCCGGCCGGGAGATTGGCGTCGTTGCGTGGGATCTTCAGATGGACGGACGGCAGTGGAGTGAGATGGACGTCTGCCTGACGTTCTTCGCCGGGTCGCAGGTGGATCGTCTCTGCGGAGGCTGCGTCAAGGGCGGCAGGAAACCATGTTGCAGGATAGACCACGTCAAGCGACGGGTCCGAGGCGACGGCCCTCCCGCTCGTTCCGGCAGCGTACCAGGGGTGGGCCTGAACGCTGAGGTGGTAGTCGCACGCCGTGAGGCTGGATATTTCGTAGTGGCCGCGATCATCCGTCTGGGCGAAGCCAGCCGCCTGATTGGCCGGGGCTCTTCCGGCCTCTTTCACTCCCAGCGTTTCGACGCTCACCTGAGCCTGGCGTACTGGTTCGCCAGCCTCGTCGAAGACGATGCCGGTGATGACCGCGTCCGGGTTGATACGGAAGCTGAGAGCCATGTCTGGGACCGCCGCTGTGAGGGCGATTGCGGTGGAGTAACCCTCGTGCTCTTCATAAGCCTGGCTATGGAAGCCTCGGGCTGCGGCTGTGACGCGCCACATGCCGGCGTGCGAGACGGTCAGGCTGAAGTTACCGCGAGCGTCTGTTACCACGGCGTCTTGCGCTCCTTGTGGTGCGACGTTATTCTGACCTCTTCCGAGACCGAAGCTGCGCTGCTGGCCTGGACCTCTGCGAGCGACACCGGGGGCGGATTGCTGGGAGGGACGATCCGCTCGGGCTGCCGAGCCGACCTGATCCGCGGAGACACGACAGCGAGCGACCGGTGAGCCGTCTCGACTGTTCAGGACGATGCCGGAGATACGGAAGACGGGCGCGCCGGACGCGTCCGAGCCAAAGGCCGCTCGGCAGCAGGGAAGAGCTAGCATGAGCAGAAGAGCAGTGAGGCGCCAGGGAGACAGCTTCATTGAGGGCCTGCCTGGGGCTGGATCGTCAGGTCAAGTGCCGCGGCTCCGGCTGGTGTGACGTCAATATTCTGAGCGCCGCTGAGCTTTGCTACTAC is a window of Granulicella tundricola MP5ACTX9 DNA encoding:
- a CDS encoding carboxypeptidase-like regulatory domain-containing protein, with translation MLALPCCRAAFGSDASGAPVFRISGIVLNSRDGSPVARCRVSADQVGSAARADRPSQQSAPGVARRGPGQQRSFGLGRGQNNVAPQGAQDAVVTDARGNFSLTVSHAGMWRVTAAARGFHSQAYEEHEGYSTAIALTAAVPDMALSFRINPDAVITGIVFDEAGEPVRQAQVSVETLGVKEAGRAPANQAAGFAQTDDRGHYEISSLTACDYHLSVQAHPWYAAGTSGRAVASDPSLDVVYPATWFPAALDAASAETIHLRPGEERQADVHLTPLPSVHLKIPRNDANLPAGSEPRGIRPPMISSISNSGAFIGMPQVTTSATEWDMGGLAPGTYQVRVPGALGETPSLVQLKIGPGSSTVIGLEGASAPSKVSISIDGVPDRTVERVILTDVDSGQTYVSNIHRKGRGPNIQSDSDSVDDDVEEGVRSILVPPHQYEVSLVGSDGVFLTGIQATGAQVNGRTVEVMGAASSLIIHAATGRAEVTGVVSQSGKPASSVVVLLVPSTFGQPNNLTDVGRDQTNTDGSFILQNVIPGQYILVAIDHGWEVNWHDPTTLARYLSAGTPVLVKASAHLHQDIEASLP